In Desulfuromonas sp., a genomic segment contains:
- a CDS encoding peptide chain release factor 3 encodes MSNLKKEIARRRTFGIISHPDAGKTTLTEKLLLFGGAIQMAGAVKARKAARHATSDWMAMEQERGISVTTSVMKFHYRDFEVNLLDTPGHQDFSEDTYRVLTAVDSALMVIDSAKGVEPQTEKLMEVCRMRNTPVITFINKLDREGQDPLDLLSDIEEKLQIECAPLAWPIGMGKRFKGVYNLYKKQLNLFTPGAETREQEIITIENIDDPKLDELLGSQAEELRDDIELLEGAANPFNLDDYLKAHQTPVFFGSAINNFGVQEMLDAFVELAPAPIPRAAASREVKPDEESFSGFVFKIQANMDPAHRDRIAFLRICSGKYTRGMKVRHHRIGRDVTFPNATIFMAQDRHNVEEAFPGDIIGIHNHGTVKIGDTFTSKEELKFTGIPNFAPEHFRRVRLKNPLKVKQLDKGLTQLAEEGAVQVFRPLIGADWILGAVGVLQFDVTMARLKDEYGVDAVYEPVEYATARWIDAEDPKKLDEFRRKNEMALAYDAEGNLAYLASSDWRLGHVAEQWPDIIFNKTREHA; translated from the coding sequence TTGAGCAACCTGAAAAAGGAAATCGCCCGGCGCAGGACGTTCGGCATCATCAGTCATCCGGATGCCGGGAAGACCACTCTGACCGAAAAGCTACTGCTCTTTGGCGGAGCGATCCAGATGGCCGGCGCAGTCAAGGCTCGGAAAGCGGCCCGACATGCCACCAGTGACTGGATGGCGATGGAACAGGAACGCGGCATTTCAGTCACTACATCGGTGATGAAATTCCACTACCGCGACTTTGAAGTCAACCTGCTCGACACCCCGGGCCACCAGGATTTTTCCGAAGACACCTACCGGGTTCTGACAGCGGTCGATTCGGCCTTGATGGTAATCGATTCGGCCAAGGGGGTTGAGCCACAGACCGAAAAATTGATGGAGGTCTGCCGGATGCGCAACACACCGGTCATCACCTTCATTAACAAGCTCGACCGTGAGGGACAGGACCCGCTCGACCTGCTCTCCGATATCGAGGAGAAACTGCAGATTGAATGTGCCCCCCTCGCCTGGCCGATCGGTATGGGCAAACGTTTCAAGGGAGTCTACAACCTGTACAAAAAACAACTTAATCTTTTCACCCCTGGCGCCGAAACCCGCGAGCAGGAGATCATCACCATCGAAAACATCGACGATCCGAAGCTCGATGAGCTTCTCGGTTCACAGGCCGAGGAGCTGCGTGACGACATCGAACTGCTTGAAGGTGCTGCCAACCCGTTCAACCTCGATGACTATCTCAAGGCTCACCAGACACCGGTATTTTTCGGCAGTGCAATCAACAACTTTGGCGTTCAGGAGATGCTCGATGCTTTCGTCGAGCTGGCGCCGGCGCCGATCCCGCGTGCAGCCGCTAGCCGGGAAGTCAAGCCGGACGAGGAATCCTTCTCCGGGTTTGTCTTCAAGATTCAGGCGAATATGGACCCGGCGCATCGCGACCGGATTGCCTTTTTGCGGATTTGCTCGGGTAAATACACGCGCGGCATGAAAGTCAGGCATCACCGGATCGGTCGCGACGTCACCTTCCCGAACGCGACGATCTTTATGGCCCAGGATCGGCATAATGTTGAAGAGGCCTTTCCGGGCGACATCATCGGTATCCATAATCATGGCACCGTCAAGATCGGCGACACCTTCACCAGCAAGGAAGAATTGAAGTTTACCGGCATCCCGAACTTTGCTCCGGAACACTTCCGCCGGGTCCGCCTGAAGAACCCGCTCAAGGTCAAGCAGCTCGACAAGGGTCTGACCCAACTCGCCGAGGAAGGAGCGGTCCAGGTTTTCCGGCCTTTAATCGGCGCCGACTGGATCCTCGGTGCGGTCGGTGTGCTCCAGTTTGATGTCACGATGGCCCGCCTGAAAGATGAATACGGGGTCGACGCCGTCTATGAGCCGGTCGAATATGCAACCGCCCGCTGGATTGATGCTGAAGACCCCAAAAAGCTCGACGAGTTCCGTCGGAAGAACGAAATGGCCCTGGCCTATGATGCCGAAGGAAATCTTGCCTACCTCGCTTCCAGCGACTGGCGGCTCGGTCATGTCGCCGAGCAATGGCCCGACATCATCTTTAACAAAACCCGGGAGCATGCTTAA